DNA from bacterium:
TGAAAGGCGGGTACTGACCCCACGGAAAAAGCTCGGTGTCACCGAACGGCCTTCCACCGTTGAGGTGGGAACGAACTACCTGGCGGGGACAGACCCGGAAAAGATCGTCGCCATTGCCGCAGACATACTGGAGGGGAAGGGAAAGAAAGGCCAAATCCCGCCGCTATGGGACGGCAAGGCGGCCGAGAGGATCGTGGAGATAATTCTTCGAGACTTACAGCCCATCGCTGTTCCACAACGCAACG
Protein-coding regions in this window:
- a CDS encoding UDP-N-acetylglucosamine 2-epimerase; this translates as ERRVLTPRKKLGVTERPSTVEVGTNYLAGTDPEKIVAIAADILEGKGKKGQIPPLWDGKAAERIVEIILRDLQPIAVPQRNGTI